TGATATAATTTCTCACAGTTCCTTCACTAAAATTAAGTTCTTTGGTAATCTCCTTATTGGATAATCCCATCCCAATAAGCTTCATGATTTTTAGTTCGTTTTTATTTAAAGACGAAATGGCATCACACTGAATTTTATTGGTATAATCTGCTTCAGCCATTTGAGAAAAGAATTTGCATACTTTAGTAGCTATGGAAGGATTAATTAAAGAACCGCCGTTCATTACAATTCGGATAGATTCTACCAGTTCATTTAATGATATTCCTTTAAGCAAATATCCGCTGGCTCCATTCTTTAGTGCATCAAATACATACTCATCATCATCAAAAGTAGTCAGTACAATAATTTTAATTTGCGGATACATTTTTTTAATTACTTTAGTTGCCTCCACACCATTCATTTCAGGCATCCTTATGTCCATTAATATAACGTCAGGCTTTTTCTCCTTTGCCAGTTCCACAGCTTGTTTTCCAGTTTCAGCTAGAGCTACGATTTGCATGTCTTCTTTATTTGAAATAACAAACTCCAGACTTTGACGAATCAATTCTTGGTCTTCAGCTATCATAACTTTAATCATATGCTTCCCCCCATTATTCATTTCGTCTTTCAGTTAAATAGCTTTATTTCTAACAGGAATATCCACTATCACTTGAAAACCCTTTCCTTCTTCACTTCTAAACCTTGCATTGCCTTGAAGCATAAGAACCCTTTCCGTTATGTGTTTAAGGCCAAAACCCTGATGAATATTAGCACAGCCAATGCCATCGTCTATAATATCAATTTCAACTTTATCTTCATTAAATATGAGAGATATTTTGATATTTTGAGCTTGTCCATGACGCACCGCATTGGTAATGCTTTCTTGTACCACCCGATAGACAGCTTCTTCCTCATCACCGTTAAGACGAGATTCATCACCTCGAATTTGAACTTCTACCTTGGTACTGGTACATTCATTAATATTGTCGGCAAGTTTTTGTATTGCTGAAACTAAAGAATATCTCTCAAGCGCATCAGGTCTAAGCTGCTTAACTGATTTTCTTACATCCAACAGTCCCTGCCTTGCAAGATCTGCTATTTTTCTTAATTGATGTTTTGTTTTGGAACTATCTATATCAATCAATTCCAAGCAGGCATCTAGTCCGGTAGAAATACCCGTTAAGGTATGCCCGATGATATCATGAATTTCTCTGGCAAGCCTGTTTCTTTCTTTGATTTTCGCCATTTCTTCGGATTTCTTTGCATAATCCTCCAATTGTATATTAACCACCCTAAGTTCTTCAGTCGTTCTCACTAATTTGTCATAGAGTTCTCTAATTTTTACATTCTCATCAATTTCTTTTTGTACAACAAAAACCATAAAAATGATAAAAAGCATCTGATTGGCGGAAAACAGGATGCTTTTTATTCCCTGCAAATACAGCCTTAGGGTAGGGTTAAAATATTGAATGTATTCATTAATAGAAACCATATTAAGTTTTACCGATAAAATATCATAATCAAAAATACTGTACAGAGCTAAAGTAAACGCAATAAAAAGGGACCTGCTTTTTTTGCCATCAATATAAATGATGATATTTGTAAGGGGTAAAAGCAAAAGACTTTTATGTCCCATGTTTAATAAGTAAATAATGATAATACAAATTAAAATATCAAAAACACACCACAGGATTTGTATCGTACTGCTTTCTTTAAAGAACCGTTCCCTTAATTCAATACTTAGGAGAAAGACAAGTAATAACAAAATAGAATAGGCAGGAACTTTCCAGGGAATAACCGGTATGTACTGTATACTCTCCAAAAACTCTCTGGCGTGGAAATCCCATATAATGAGCTTCGTACTACGATAAATGATTGCTGCCAGAAAAATTACGGTTATAAAATTTACTAGAAATAAGATGATTCTTATAATCCCTATATTCCTTTGAGTAGTCATATTTTTCTCCTGTTAATTATTGTTCTTTATTGAATATTACTGATTATATAATAATATTGTAAGAAATACTTGTCAACGAATTAGAATCTTGCGAGCTTTTATCAGCTCACATTGACATCTATTATCATTTGTAATATACTATCGACAGATATTTTGTTAATAATTACTGATAATAATTATCATTTTAAACAAGGAGGATTGCCATGCTTCTATCGAATGCAACCCCTGGTCAGATCATAGAAATTGTATCTATTCCTGACCCGTCTATTAGAGCACAAGCTATTCGTTTTGGACTCTATGAAGGGGCTCAGGTTAAATGTTCTCAAGTGATTCATTTAGGTCCAGTAATTCTTCAAAACCGCATGCAGGAAATTGCTATCGGACATAGATTAGCAGAAAAAATTCAAATTAAATCTGTTTCATAACTTATGGGAGGTACCATAATGAGTTCGTGTCATACAAGCACCCAGGTTGATCTTAAAAATCATAGCGATAAAATTAAACTTGTTTTAGTCGGAAATCCCAATGTCGGCAAATCGGTGTTCTTTAACGCTTTAACAGGGATATATGTGGATGTATCCAATTTCCCCGGCACAACTGTAGATATCAGTCATGGGGTATATAAAAATTATGTTGTCCTGGATACTCCAGGGGTATATGGGGTTTCGTCTTTTAATGACGAGGAAAGAGTTGCAAGAGACGTGATTCTTGATGGAGATATCATCTTAAACGTTGTCGATGCCGTACATATGGACAGGGATTTATTTCTTACTCAACAGCTTATAGATATGGGCAAAAGAGTGATTGTAGCCCTGAATATGATGGATGATGTAAAGCGAAACGGACTGCAAATAGATGTTAAAAAATTGTCAGAACTCCTGGGAGTTCCGGTTATTCCAACAGTCGCAGTCAATAAACAGGGAATAAAAGAGTTAAAAAATACTCTCGAAACAGCTTCTACAGGAAACTCCATAAGTGGTATTAAAGAGCTCATGAAATCCATAATGCCTAAGGTATCGAATCCTGCTGAAGCTCTCCTTGTATTAGAAGAAGATGAAAATATAATAGAAAGAAATCATATCAAAGAAAAATATCCTTATAGAGAAAAAATCTATCTTCAAAGACGCAAAAGAGTAAATGAAATTGTGAACTCAGTTGTAACTGAAACAACTAACGGTGCTTCTTTTAAGACGCGTTTAAGCCAACTGATGTTAAAACCCCTTACAGGAATTCCTATATTGCTTCTGACCCTTTTTATTATGTATCAATTTCTAGGGGTATTTATCGCCCAAACAGTTGTAGGAATCACTGAAGAAATTATTATGGGCACTTACTATAATGACTCTATTATGAGTATATTTGGTCCCCTGGTGAAGGGATATGATTTTTTAGAGAAATTTTTAGTTGGCGAGTTTGGTATCTTAACCATGGTTCCGATTTATATTCTGGGACTTTTGCTTCCTCTTGTTATAGGTTTTTATTTCCTTTTATCCATATTAGAAGACTCTGGATATCTTCCACGTATTGCAACATTGGTGGACAGGGTGCTGACAAAATTAGGATTAAACGGCAGAGCCATTATTCCGATTATCTTAGGTTTTGGATGTGTGACCATGGCTACGATTACCACAAGGATTTTAGGCTCAAAACGGGAACGTTTTATAGCTACCATGCTCCTTGGTCTAGCCATCCCCTGCTCCGCTCAATTAGGTGTTATTGCAGGAATGATCAGTGCCGTAGGTCCGGTTTATTTCACAGTTTATATAACAACCATTATTCTTGTTTTCGTGCTTGCCGGTACTCTTCTTAATCAAGTAATGCCCGGGGAATCCACGGACCTTTTAATTGATATTCCCCCTCTTAGAATGCCAAGGGTTAAAAATGTTCTATCAAAGACTTATACTAAATCTATGGCATTTTTAAAAGAAGCGTCCCCCTTATTTGTTATTGGTGCAGTACTCATTACCTTTATGGATCATTTTGGAATTCTGCTTTCTATCCAAAATGCAATTGCTCCTTTAACAGAAGGATTCTTGAAACTGCCAAAAGAAGTGGCAACAGCTTTTATTATGGGGATTGTAAGGCGGGATTTTGGTGCCGCAGGACTCTTTAAATTGGCTGAAGACGGCATGTTAAATGCTGCACAGACTTTAATTTCTCTCGTTGTTATTACTTTGTTTGTACCATGTATTGCCGCTATCTTGGTTATTTTTAAAGAAAGAAGCTGGAAAGAATCTCTCCTCATCTGGTTTGGAAGTATGTTTATTGCATTTTTGGTGGGAGGAATGCTGGCATTTGTATTAGTATAATAAGCCGCTCTCTCCTGATCTAAGATATAGAAGGTGATATAATGAAATGCCCCACTTGTGGCAATGAAGTAGATGTAAAATTAGCCCCTCGGTGTCCCAGATGCAATACCATTGTTGAATATCCATATAAAAAATGTGAAGACTGTAAGGGCTGTTCTTTTTTCGGCAAATGCCCCTCAGACACAAAGAAAAAGTAGGGAAATTCCCTACTTTTTTAAATTGGATTTATATGATTTTAATTTAATATAATGTCCTTCTTCTTCAGCAATTAATTTTTTTAATATCTCAGCAACCGGAGACTTCGCATGCTCCAATAAACTTTTATAGTATTCAATCGTAATTTTTTCTGTTTCGATGCCTAAATCAATCGCTTCTTCTAAAGAATCAGGAACTGCTTCTCTTTGCTCAAATCCTTTGCTCTTTGCGTAGTTATGGAAAAATAAATCTACACTTTCTTCAAAAAGATAATCGTCCCCTTGCTCTTCATTCGAATTATCATACCATTTCACAAAAATCTTTTTGTGTCTTTTTTCATCTTCAGCTAAGGAAAGCAATCCTTCTTTAATTTCTCCTTTAGTTTTTTGGGCTAATCCTTCATAAAACTTAATACCCTCTTCTTCCATGCTAATCGCAAGCTTTAAAATTTCTCTATAACTGTATGAATGTTCCCCCATTAATATCACTCCATTTTTTAATTAGTAAATGAAAAAATAAGTAGGGTATCCCCCTACTCATTTTTATTGTTCTTCAAATTCATCCTTGCCTACTCCGCAAACAGGGCAAACCCAATCTTCAGGAACGTCTTCAAAAGCTGTTCCTGGTTGAACTCCGTTATCTGGGTCTCCTTCTTCTGGATCATAAACATATCCACATACTAAACAAACCCATTTACTCATATGCATACCCCTTTTCTTGATAGTATTTTATGTATATACTATAGATTTTAAATATAAAAATCTATACTATATTAAATATGTCTTGCTCTTATGCATAATATACCACCAAATTATTCCTCTTGTCAAATGCTATTATTAAATAATTATTATTATTTATGATTCCTTGTTTTTTCGGGCATGCCATTATAAACGAATCCATTTTTGCTGTCTACTGTGATTAAAGTACCGCTTCTAATTAAGGTTACTGCGTTTTTCGCACCAATTATAACAGGAATATCCAAGGCTCTTGCCACTATGGCTGCGTGGCTGTTTTCTCCTTCTTCTCCTTCTTCTACAACAATAGCAGAAGCTTTTTTAATGTATGGAAGGAAATCATTGTTCGTTCTATAAGTAACTAAAATATCGCCTTTTTTGAAATATTTTTCAGCTTCTTCAACGACTTTAATGACGCTGGCTGTTCCTGCAACCACCTTATTTCCTATGCCTTCTCCTTTTACCAATACGTTTCCTACAATATGAACTTTTAGAATGTTTGTTGTACCTGATACGCCAACAGGTACTCCGGCTGTAATGACGATAATGTCTCCAGTCTTTGCAACGCCTGTTTCTACAGACTTGTCTACAGCTAAACTAAACAGTTCATCTGTTGTAGATTTTAATTCTGTTTTAACCGGTATGCAGCCCCAAACTAAATTGAGTTGTCTCCAGGTCTGTTCGTCAATGGTACAACCTAAAACTGGAGAAGAAGGTCTGAACTTAGAAACCATTCTTGCTGTTCCGCCGGATTTTGTAACCGTTACGATACAAGCGGCATTCAAATCTGCTGCCGTGGTACAGGTTGCATGGCTTATTGCATTGGTAATATCCGTTTGAATGGTTCTATGGAATTCACTCATATTCTTAATATAATCAATTGAACTTTCCGTTCTTTTTGCAATAGTTGACATCATGATCACACTTTCTACAGGATAGGAACCTTTTGCAGTTTCTCCCGAAAGCATGATCGCATCTGTTCCATCAAAAATAGCGTTGGCAACATCATTGGCTTCCGCCCTTGTAGGTCTTGGATTTCTAACCATGGAATCCAACATTTGAGTCGCCGTAATAACAGGCTTTCCTGCCTGGTTTGCTTTTTGTATAAGCATTTTTTGTACAAGAGGTACTTCTTCTGTTGCAATTTCAACCCCTAAATCTCCTCTTGCTACCATAATGCCGTCAGCCACTTCCAAGATTTCATCAATATTATTTACGCCATCTCTATTTTCTATTTTTGCAATGATGGAAATATTGTTTCCGCCATTTTCTTCTAATATTTTTCTAATTTTAATAACGTCATTGGCAGAGCGGACAAAAGATGCGGCGATATAATCAAATCCCATCTTAATACCAAATTTGATGTCTTCAATATCTTTTTCTGTCAATGAGGGCAGGTTTACATACACATCCGGAATGTTCACGCCTTTTTTAGAGCTTAAAGGTCCTCCATTTATAACTTCACACTCAACTTCCGTGTCGGTTATATTTTTAACCCTAAGCTCAATCAATCCGTCATCTAAAAGCACTCTGCTTCCACGTCTTAAATCGTAAGGAAGGTTTTTATAAGTAACGCTGACTCTGGTTTCGTCCCCTTCTATATCTTCTGTTGTCAGAGTAAAGGTTTGTCCTTGTTTTAAGAAAACCACTTCTTTTGAAAAGTTTTGAATACGTATTTCAGGTCCCTTTGTATCCAAAACCAATGGTATAGGGGCATTAAGCTCCTCCCTTGCAGCAATGAGATTTTTAATAATCTCCCCATGGGATTCATAGGTTCCATGGGAAAAATTAATTCTTGCAGCATTCATCCCATTTTTTATAAGCTTTTTAATCGTTTCAATATCACCGGATGCAGGACCTAAAGTACATACAATTTTCGTTTTCCTCATATTGATCTCCCCTAAATAGAAAGGATTTTCGCTACTTCATACATTCTTTCATCAATTGATTTTTGCATCTTTAATGCTTCGTTAATATCATAATCTACATATTGTCCGCCTCTATACGCAATAACACGGTTGCTCTTTCCTTCACAAAGAAGGTCAACTGCCATTGCTCCCATCATTGACGCATGCATACGGTCAACTGCCGATGGACTTCCTCCTCTTTGAAGGTATCCTAAAATAGTTGCTCTGGTTTCAATTCCTGTTAATTTTTCGATTTTAACCGCTAAATCTTGAGATCCACCTACACCTTCTGCCGTAATAATGAGGAAATGCTTTTTACCTCTTTGCTTGTTTTGAAGGATTTCTCTTATAATTTCTTCATCGGTAGGTCTCTCTTTTTCAGGAATAAGTACCATTTCGGCTCCATTGGTAATTCCGCACCAAAGAGCAATAAATCCAGCGTTTCTTCCCATTACTTCTACGATACTACATCTTTCATGGG
The genomic region above belongs to Defluviitalea saccharophila and contains:
- a CDS encoding response regulator transcription factor, which codes for MIKVMIAEDQELIRQSLEFVISNKEDMQIVALAETGKQAVELAKEKKPDVILMDIRMPEMNGVEATKVIKKMYPQIKIIVLTTFDDDEYVFDALKNGASGYLLKGISLNELVESIRIVMNGGSLINPSIATKVCKFFSQMAEADYTNKIQCDAISSLNKNELKIMKLIGMGLSNKEITKELNFSEGTVRNYISNILSKLDLRDRTQIAILAVQTGITIGNNIDNN
- a CDS encoding sensor histidine kinase, which codes for MTTQRNIGIIRIILFLVNFITVIFLAAIIYRSTKLIIWDFHAREFLESIQYIPVIPWKVPAYSILLLLVFLLSIELRERFFKESSTIQILWCVFDILICIIIIYLLNMGHKSLLLLPLTNIIIYIDGKKSRSLFIAFTLALYSIFDYDILSVKLNMVSINEYIQYFNPTLRLYLQGIKSILFSANQMLFIIFMVFVVQKEIDENVKIRELYDKLVRTTEELRVVNIQLEDYAKKSEEMAKIKERNRLAREIHDIIGHTLTGISTGLDACLELIDIDSSKTKHQLRKIADLARQGLLDVRKSVKQLRPDALERYSLVSAIQKLADNINECTSTKVEVQIRGDESRLNGDEEEAVYRVVQESITNAVRHGQAQNIKISLIFNEDKVEIDIIDDGIGCANIHQGFGLKHITERVLMLQGNARFRSEEGKGFQVIVDIPVRNKAI
- a CDS encoding ferrous iron transport protein A, which gives rise to MLLSNATPGQIIEIVSIPDPSIRAQAIRFGLYEGAQVKCSQVIHLGPVILQNRMQEIAIGHRLAEKIQIKSVS
- the feoB gene encoding ferrous iron transport protein B: MSSCHTSTQVDLKNHSDKIKLVLVGNPNVGKSVFFNALTGIYVDVSNFPGTTVDISHGVYKNYVVLDTPGVYGVSSFNDEERVARDVILDGDIILNVVDAVHMDRDLFLTQQLIDMGKRVIVALNMMDDVKRNGLQIDVKKLSELLGVPVIPTVAVNKQGIKELKNTLETASTGNSISGIKELMKSIMPKVSNPAEALLVLEEDENIIERNHIKEKYPYREKIYLQRRKRVNEIVNSVVTETTNGASFKTRLSQLMLKPLTGIPILLLTLFIMYQFLGVFIAQTVVGITEEIIMGTYYNDSIMSIFGPLVKGYDFLEKFLVGEFGILTMVPIYILGLLLPLVIGFYFLLSILEDSGYLPRIATLVDRVLTKLGLNGRAIIPIILGFGCVTMATITTRILGSKRERFIATMLLGLAIPCSAQLGVIAGMISAVGPVYFTVYITTIILVFVLAGTLLNQVMPGESTDLLIDIPPLRMPRVKNVLSKTYTKSMAFLKEASPLFVIGAVLITFMDHFGILLSIQNAIAPLTEGFLKLPKEVATAFIMGIVRRDFGAAGLFKLAEDGMLNAAQTLISLVVITLFVPCIAAILVIFKERSWKESLLIWFGSMFIAFLVGGMLAFVLV
- a CDS encoding ferritin family protein gives rise to the protein MGEHSYSYREILKLAISMEEEGIKFYEGLAQKTKGEIKEGLLSLAEDEKRHKKIFVKWYDNSNEEQGDDYLFEESVDLFFHNYAKSKGFEQREAVPDSLEEAIDLGIETEKITIEYYKSLLEHAKSPVAEILKKLIAEEEGHYIKLKSYKSNLKK
- the rd gene encoding rubredoxin; the protein is MSKWVCLVCGYVYDPEEGDPDNGVQPGTAFEDVPEDWVCPVCGVGKDEFEEQ
- the pyk gene encoding pyruvate kinase, translated to MRKTKIVCTLGPASGDIETIKKLIKNGMNAARINFSHGTYESHGEIIKNLIAAREELNAPIPLVLDTKGPEIRIQNFSKEVVFLKQGQTFTLTTEDIEGDETRVSVTYKNLPYDLRRGSRVLLDDGLIELRVKNITDTEVECEVINGGPLSSKKGVNIPDVYVNLPSLTEKDIEDIKFGIKMGFDYIAASFVRSANDVIKIRKILEENGGNNISIIAKIENRDGVNNIDEILEVADGIMVARGDLGVEIATEEVPLVQKMLIQKANQAGKPVITATQMLDSMVRNPRPTRAEANDVANAIFDGTDAIMLSGETAKGSYPVESVIMMSTIAKRTESSIDYIKNMSEFHRTIQTDITNAISHATCTTAADLNAACIVTVTKSGGTARMVSKFRPSSPVLGCTIDEQTWRQLNLVWGCIPVKTELKSTTDELFSLAVDKSVETGVAKTGDIIVITAGVPVGVSGTTNILKVHIVGNVLVKGEGIGNKVVAGTASVIKVVEEAEKYFKKGDILVTYRTNNDFLPYIKKASAIVVEEGEEGENSHAAIVARALDIPVIIGAKNAVTLIRSGTLITVDSKNGFVYNGMPEKTRNHK
- the pfkA gene encoding 6-phosphofructokinase, translating into MSKEIKTIGVLTSGGDAPGMNATIRSVVRTAIARGLRVMGVRKGYNGLIHGDIFEMSPRSVSDTIQRGGTILQTARCPEFMTPEGQQQGAQICKVFGIDGLIVIGGDGSFQGAEKLANLGINTIGIPGTIDLDIACTDYTIGFDTAVNTAMEAINKIRDTSTSHERCSIVEVMGRNAGFIALWCGITNGAEMVLIPEKERPTDEEIIREILQNKQRGKKHFLIITAEGVGGSQDLAVKIEKLTGIETRATILGYLQRGGSPSAVDRMHASMMGAMAVDLLCEGKSNRVIAYRGGQYVDYDINEALKMQKSIDERMYEVAKILSI